In Musa acuminata AAA Group cultivar baxijiao chromosome BXJ2-10, Cavendish_Baxijiao_AAA, whole genome shotgun sequence, a genomic segment contains:
- the LOC135625849 gene encoding disease resistance protein RPP8-like: MAMILDSFVSRCIEQMTGFVEGEICKVLGVKKEIKTLQEKLEMIKCYLESAERKSRGDPGIEAWVRKLKDIMYDADDIIDLCMMEGGKLLEARGSASASGVSFVFSFVSSCFRCTKQRHEIAGNIEAINGRLKQIAEEASILSNLQSSGSHQPQPEKPTLLETTSLEVEEDIVGGQIEVDADTLINAMLEDTKHKCRIFGIVGMGGIGKSTLARKIVNDERIRVNFPIQKWLYISKYYSETKLLGELIRCAANKSEGGEAKQESFEGQSKSELEIKLASLLTKKLFLVLDDVWSKKIWNDFLRKPLSKAAGSSTILVTTRKNTLLKGMRPCHTHSVEKMDVNSGWMLLRNLVFRKGDEDDERRLKEVGMKIVRKCDGLPLSIKAIAGVLDRKDKSIGKWEEVLESDVWNMKQIDDKVPAALNLSYVDLPSHLKQCFLYCSLHPQKSDMYYKEIIRFWVAEGLIAQQGNRLLEDIAEEYYHELIWRNLLQVDAGTLGQKNFSMHDHLRSLGACLMKDEGKLIRHGQRLDVRANAKIRRLSVSKMGKKLVLPDQIMEEKCLRTLILHDSPRTKIIEDNVLRMLPHLRVLDLSYTSIKTLPDCIGDLLQLRYINLDWTNIYEIPESIGRLANLQTLNLYNCKYLHRLPKSITKLHNLRCLHIEYVPLTHVPKGIEKLMDLNHLEGFVVGHSNPRNELHEEGCDLEELQALSKLRCLRIYRLERAVTEDSVLMDKIFLKELTLCWMPPKEDGDDLEEDGDSNCEKDEEKEEGNDEDNRDKDEGRGVTWTEEQFQTVEKVCDKLSPPSSLQDLTIQRFPGRRLPGWLMSTSLDKAIPDLAYLRFEYLKSCTELPPLGMLPLLKHLDITGGEAIKTIGPEFLGRKFPGASAFPKLKYLEFHEMPNWEEWSVWGMEENGQGPHLKLFPNLKTFKMIDCPKLRALPEGLSHATNLKELYLERTQDLREITNLRLNYKLEVKDNTMLNRISDLSMKYLKVEDCPNLEYVENLDRLQQLVLICPRQMKQLPQWLSTLIQQRQSIPSTQWSFRKLELQCNKVLLKSCLKGNENWHNIQQIPDVIIQTYSRKKYIRYSKHPPMYDAKV; the protein is encoded by the coding sequence ATGGCAATGATCCTGGATTCATTTGTTTCAAGATGCATTGAACAAATGACGGGCTTTGTTGAGGGAGAGATATGCAAAGTGCTGGGCGTAAAGAAGGAGATCAAGACGCTGCAGGAGAAGCTGGAGATGATCAAATGTTACCTCGAAAGTGCAGAGCGGAAAAGCCGTGGGGATCCCGGCATCGAGGCCTGGGTGAGGAAGCTGAAAGACATCATGTACGATGCCGACGACATCATCGATCTGTGCATGATGGAAGGTGGCAAACTGTTGGAGGCTCGGGGATCAGCATCGGCTTCGGGGGTAAGCTTCGTTTTCAGCTTTGTTTCTTCTTGCTTTCGGTGTACCAAACAACGCCATGAGATTGCGGGTAATATCGAAGCcattaatggtagactgaaacaAATAGCTGAGGAAGCCTCCATCCTTAGTAATCTACAGTCTTCTGGTAGTCACCAACCCCAACCCGAAAAACCAACTCTACTTGAGACGACTTCCTTGGAAGTCGAGGAGGACATCGTAGGGGGACAAATCGAAGTAGATGCCGATACTCTAATCAATGCCATGCTAGAGGACACCAAACACAAATGTCGTATTTTTGGGATTGTTGGAATGGGCGGAATCGGGAAGTCCACTCTGGCACGTAAAATAGTCAATGATGAAAGGATCAGAGTCAATTTTCCCATTCAGAAATGGTTGTATATCTCTAAGTATTATTCGGAGACGAAGTTACTCGGAGAGTTAATTCGGTGCGCAGCTAATAAATCTGAAGGAGGTGAAGCCAAACAAGAATCTTTCGAGGGACAAAGCAAATCAGAATTGGAAATCAAACTTGCCTCTCTCCTCACCAAAAAATTATTTCTCGTGTTGGATGATGTATGGAGTAAAAAAATATGGAACGATTTCCTCAGGAAACCACTAAGCAAAGCAGCAGGTAGCAGCACGATCTTAGTCACCACGAGGAAAAATACACTGTTAAAAGGCATGAGACCCTGCCATACCCACTCGGTTGAGAAAATGGATGTTAATAGTGGCTGGATGTTGCTTCGAAATTTGGTGTTTCGAAAAGGGGACGAGGATGACGAGCGTAGGTTGAAAGAAGTAGGCATGAAAATTGTTAGAAAATGTGATGGTCTTCCCCTTTCTATCAAAGCTATCGCAGGTGTTCTTGATCGTAAGGATAAGAGCATAGGGAAGTGGGAAGAAGTCCTCGAAAGTGATGTATGGAATATGAAGCAGATTGACGATAAAGTACCAGCGGCTTTGAATTTGAGCTATGTGGATTTACCATCTCATCTGAAACAATGTTTTCTGTATTGTTCTTTGCACCCCCAGAAAAGTGATATGTATTACAAGGAAATCATTCGGTTTTGGGTAGCTGAAGGCCTTATCGCACAACAAGGAAATAGGCTGTTGGAAGATATAGCCGAGGAATATTACCATGAATTAATTTGGAGGAATCTTCTACAAGTGGACGCAGGTACCTTAGGCCAGAAAAACTTCTCTATGCATGACCATTTACGATCTCTCGGTGCATGTTTGATGAAGGACGAAGGAAAACTAATTAGACATGGTCAAAGATTAGATGTTAGAGCCAATGCAAAGATCCGTCGGTTGTCAGTGTCTAAAATGGGGAAAAAATTGGTACTGCCAGATCAAATTATGGAAGAAAAGTGTTTAAGAACCTTAATTCTCCATGATTCCCCTCGAACCAAGATAATCGAGGATAATGTACTCAGAATGTTACCACATCTTCGAGTGTTGGATCTATCTTATACATCGATCAAGACACTTCCAGATTGTATCGGAGATCTATTGCAACTGCGATATATAAATTTGGATTGGACAAATATTTATGAGATACCAGAATCTATAGGGCGCCTTGCAAATCTCCAAACTCTGAACCTCTATAACTGCAAATATTTGCACAGACTTCCTAAGTCGATCACTAAGCTGCACAATCTACGGTGTCTTCATATTGAATATGTTCCTCTGACTCATGTACCCAAGGGAATCGAAAAACTGATGGATCTTAATCATCTTGAAGGATTTGTGGTCGGCCATAGCAACCCAAGGAACGAGTTGCACGAGGAGGGGTGTGACTTGGAggagctgcaagctctttccaagctcAGATGTTTGAGAATATACAGGCTGGAGAGGGCAGTAACAGAAGACTCAGTACTTATGGATAAAATTTTTCTTAAAGAGCTGACTTTATGTTGGATGCCTCCAAAAGAAGATGGCGATGATTTGGAAGAAGATGGTGACAGCAACTGTGAGAAAGATGaggaaaaagaggaaggaaaTGACGAGGATAACAGAGATAAGGATGAGGGCCGAGGAGTGACATGGACTGAGGAGCAGTTCCAGACAGTTGAGAAGGTATGCGATAAACTCTCTCCCCCATCCAGCCTGCAAGATCTTACCATTCAACGATTCCCCGGTCGGCGACTCCCAGGTTGGTTGATGTCAACCTCACTAGACAAAGCCATCCCTGATCTGGCATATTTGAGATTTGAGTACCTCAAATCATGCACGGAACTGCCTCCACTAGGCATGTTGCCCCTGCTAAAACATCTTGACATCACCGGCGGTGAAGCCATCAAaaccattgggcctgagtttctGGGCCGCAAGTTCCCTGGAGCTTCCGCATTTCCAAAATTGAAATATCTGGAGTTTCACGAAATGCCCAACTGGGAAGAATGGTCAGTATGGGGGATGGAAGAAAATGGTCAGGGACCGCACCTCAAGCTCTTTCCTAATCTAAAGACATTCAAGATGATAGACTGTCCCAAACTGAGAGCTCTACCAGAAGGCCTATCCCATGCTACCAATTTGAAGGAATTGTATCTCGAGAGAACTCAAGACTTGAGAGAAATCACAAACCTCCGCTTGAATTACAAGCTCGAGGTCAAAGATAACACGATGCTGAATAGAATATCCGACCTTTCCATGAAGTATCTGAAGGTGGAAGATTGTCCGAATCTGGAGTACGTGGAGAATCTCGACAGGTTGCAACAGCTGGTCCTGATATGTCCACGACAAATGAAGCAACTTCCGCAGTGGCTATCAACCCTAATTCAGCAGCGCCAAAGCATTCCTTCCACTCAGTGGAGCTTCAGAAAACTGGAACTGCAATGCAACAAGGTGCTGCTGAAGAGCTGTCTCAAGGGCAACGAGAATTGGCATAACATTCAACAGATTCCAGATGTCATAATTCAAACCTATTCCAGGAAAAAGTATATTCGATATAGCAAGCATCCACCCATGTACGATGCAAAAGTATGA
- the LOC135625980 gene encoding putative disease resistance protein RGA3, which produces MAMVLDSFVSRYIEQVTGFVEGEICKVLGVKKEIKTLQEKLEMIKCYLESAERKSSGDPGIEAWVRKLKDIMYDADDIIDLCMMDGGKLLEAGGSASASRVSFPFSFVSSCFRCTKYRHEIAGEIEAINGRLKQIAEDTSILSNLQSSGSHQPQPEKPTVRETSPLEVEEDIVGEQIEEVADDLINHMLENTEQKCRVFGIVGMGGIGKTTLASKIYNDGRIKANFPIQKWLYISKDYSEIKLLRKLIRSAGDETKAESFEEDSRAELEPKLASLLTKNIFLVLDDVWSPNVWTHFLRKPLSKGAGSSTIFVTTRNEIVLKGMKATYTRQAEKMDENSGWILLGKTVFEAGGEDDMRTLEEVGRKIVRKCDGLPLAIKAIAGVLISKDRSTAEWEQVLENDAWSTNRQIDEEVPRALHLSYEDLPSHLKQCFLYCSFFIWKFNHYKDIIRFWVAEGLIVEAGGRLMEDVAEEYYWELVSRNLLQLDPSFINRSVFRMHDHLRALATYLIKEEGLSITVGQRLDIKANAKIRRLLISNMGIKLVLSDHIIEKKYLRTLVIRDSHLTITIEDNVLEGLPNLRVLDLCNTSVERIPNCIGDLLHLRYLDLDGTKIHEIPESIGCLVNLQTLNISECKHLYKLPMTITRLYNLRSLRVEDTPLTHVPKGIGKLININRLEGFVIGHDNPTNEVDETGCRLEELQHLSKLRYLSIYRLERAVTAASALAEKRSLRELILSWMPPEDGEDGDATDSGDDRRATTLRKEEQIQMRAEKICNELSPPSSLRTLFIKQFPGRQFPNWMMSSSLGESLPNLQYLYLLVFPSCTELPPLGMLPLLKSLKIIGAKAVMAIGPEFLGHSFPGTCAFPKLEYLEINGMPNWEEWSLCGVEEGGHRTHLKLFPNLTMCALHNCPKLRALPEGLSYATNLKELHIRRAHNLRQVTNLRLSYKLLVRDNKMLSRISNVAMKYLKVADCPNLEYVDNLDKLQHLVLICPEHMDQLPPWLSRLIDQQRPNSAQWSFRKLEVHCNIVLLRSCLEGNEHWNIIQRIPDVKFQTFSKEYMRYIKDPYKYDTNVPPE; this is translated from the coding sequence ATGGCAATGGTCCTGGATTCATTTGTTTCAAGATACATTGAACAAGTGACGGGCTTTGTTGAGGGAGAGATATGCAAAGTGCTGGGcgtgaagaaggagatcaagacgCTGCAGGAGAAGCTGGAGATGATCAAATGTTACCTCGAAAGTGCAGAGCGGAAAAGCAGTGGGGATCCCGGCATCGAGGCCTGGGTGAGGAAGCTGAAAGACATCATGTACGATGCCGACGACATCATCGATCTGTGCATGATGGACGGTGGCAAACTGTTGGAGGCTGGGGGATCAGCTTCGGCTTCGAGGGTAAGCTTCCCTTTCAGCTTTGTTTCTTCTTGCTTTCGGTGTACCAAATACCGCCATGAGATTGCGGGTGAAATCGAAGCcattaatggtagactgaaacaAATAGCTGAGGACACCTCCATCCTTAGTAATCTACAGTCTTCTGGTAGTCACCAACCCCAACCCGAAAAACCAACTGTACGTGAGACGTCTCCCTTGGAAGTTGAGGAGGACATTGTGGGGGAACAAATCGAAGAAGTTGCCGACGATCTAATCAATCACATGTTGGAGAACACCGAACAAAAGTGTCGTGTTTTTGGGATTGTTGGAATGGGTGGAATCGGGAAAACAactctggcaagtaaaatatataATGATGGAAGGATCAAAGCAAACTTTCCTATCCAAAAGTGGTTGTATATCTCAAAGGATTATTCGGAGATCAAGTTACTCAGAAAGTTAATTCGGTCTGCCGGAGATGAAACCAAAGCAGAATCTTTTGAGGAAGACAGCAGAGCAGAATTGGAGCCCAAACTTGCCTCGCTCCTTACTAAAAATATATTTCTCGTGTTGGACGACGTGTGGAGTCCAAATGTATGGACTCATTTCCTGAGGAAACCACTAAGTAAAGGAGCAGGTAGCAGCACGATCTTTGTTACCACTCGAAACGAAATAGTGTTAAAAGGGATGAAAGCCACCTATACGCGCCAAGCCGAGAAAATGGATGAGAACAGCGGGTGGATTCTGCTTGGGAAGACGGTATTCGAAGCTGGGGGGGAGGATGACATGCGTACGTTGGAGGAAGTTGGTAGGAAAATTGTTAGAAAATGTGATGGACTTCCTCTTGCTATCAAAGCTATTGCAGGGGTTCTAATTTCCAAGGACAGAAGCACAGCGGAGTGGGAACAAGTCCTCGAGAATGACGCATGGAGTACGAACCGTCAGATCGACGAAGAAGTTCCAAGGGCTTTGCACTTGAGCTATGAGGATCTACCATCTCATCTGAAACAATGCTTTCTTTATTGCTCGTTCTTCATTTGGAAGTTTAATCATTACAAAGATATTATTCGATTTTGGGTAGCAGAAGGCCTTATTGTAGAAGCAGGAGGTAGGCTGATGGAAGATGTAGCCGAGGAGTACTATTGGGAACTAGTTTCGAGGAATCTTCTACAACTGGATCCATCGTTTATAAACAGGAGTGTTTTTCGCATGCATGATCATTTACGAGCACTCGCTACATACTTGATAAAAGAAGAAGGACTTTCGATTACAGTTGGTCAAAGATTAGATATAAAAGCCAACGCGAAGATTCGTCGGTTGTTGATATCTAACATGGGAATAAAATTAGTACTGTCGGATCACATCATAGAAAAGAAATATTTGAGAACTTTAGTGATCAGAGACTCCCACTTAACCATCACAATTGAGGATAATGTGCTCGAAGGGTTACCAAATTTACGAGTATTGGATCTTTGTAACACATCAGTCGAGAGAATTCCAAATTGCATCGGAGATCTATTGCACCTAAGATACTTAGATCTTGATGGAACAAAGATTCATGAGATACCAGAATCAATAGGGTGCCTTGTAAACCTTCAAACTTTGAATATCTCAGAATGTAAACACTTGTACAAGCTTCCCATGACCATCACGAGGCTATACAATCTAAGGAGTCTCCGTGTTGAAGACACTCCTTTAACTCATGTACCCAAGGGAATTGGAAAATTGATAAACATTAACAGACTCGAAGGATTTGTGATCGGTCATGACAATCCGACTAACGAGGTGGACGAGACCGGGTGCCGATTAGAGGAGCTACAACATCTTTCCAAGCTAAGATATCTGAGCATATACAGGCTAGAGAGGGCAGTGACGGCAGCTTCGGCACTAGCGGAGAAACGTTCTCTTAGGGAACTAATTTTAAGTTGGATGCCACCAGAAGATGGGGAAGATGGAGATGCCACTGATAGTGGTGACGATAGAAGAGCAACAACATTGAGAAAGGAGGAGCAAATCCAGATGAGAGCCGAGAAGATATGTAATGAACTCTCTCCTCCTTCAAGCCTGCGAACTCTTTTCATCAAACAATTCCCGGGTCGACAATTCCCAAACTGGATGATGTCGTCCTCCCTGGGCGAATCACTCCCTAACCTGCAATACTTGTATCTTTTGGTGTTCCCATCATGCACAGAGCTCCCTCCTCTGGGCATGCTGCCCCTGCTGAAATCTCTTAAGATCATAGGAGCCAAAGCGGTCATggccattgggcctgagtttctcGGCCACAGTTTCCCAGGAACTTGTGCATTTCCCAAACTTGAGTATTTGGAGATCAACGGCATGCCCAACTGGGAAGAATGGTCACTATGCGGGGTGGAGGAAGGTGGTCACAGAACACACCTGAAGCTATTTCCCAATCTAACGATGTGTGCTCTCCATAACTGTCCCAAACTGAGAGCTCTTCCGGAAGGCCTATCCTACGCTACCAACTTGAAGGAATTGCACATTCGGAGAGCTCACAACTTGAGACAAGTCACAAATCTCCGCTTGAGTTACAAGCTGCTCGTCAGAGACAATAAGATGTTGAGCAGAATATCCAACGTTGCCATGAAGTATCTGAAGGTGGCGGATTGCCCCAATCTAGAGTACGTGGATAATCTCGACAAGCTGCAGCACCTGGTCCTGATATGTCCGGAACATATGGATCAGCTTCCCCCGTGGTTATCCCGCTTAATTGATCAACAGCGCCCTAATTCTGCACAATGGAGCTTCCGCAAACTTGAAGTGCACTGCAACATAGTGCTGCTAAGGAGCTGTCTCGAGGGCAACGAGCATTGGAACATCATCCAACGAATTCCAGATGTCAAATTTCAAACTTTTTCCAAAGAATACATGCGATACATCAAGGATCCATATAAGTATGACACAAATGTACCTCCAGAATAA
- the LOC135624500 gene encoding putative disease resistance protein RGA3 produces the protein MAMVLDSFVSRYIEQVTSFVEGEICKVLGVKKEIKTLKEKLEMIKCYLESAERKSRGDPGIEAWVRKLKDIMYDADDIIDLCMMDGGKLLEAGGSASASGVSFAFSFVSSCFRCTKHRHEIAGKIEAINGRLKQIAEDTSILSNLQSSGSHQPQPEKPTALETSPLVLEEDIVGEQIEEAADDLINRMLENTEQKCRVFGIVGMGGIGKSTLAGKIINDERIKANFPIQKWLYISKDYLEIKLLRELIRCSGDETKAKSFEGESRAELEPKLASLLTKNLFLVLDDVWSPNVWTDFLRKPLSKGAGSSTILVTTRNETVLRGMKASYMHQAEKMDDNSGWMLLGKTVFAAGEEDDMRRLEEVGRKIVRKCDGLPLAIKAIAGVLISKDRSTAEWEQVLENDAWSTNRQIDEEVPRALHLSYEDLPSHLKQCFLYCSFFMSEFYHYNDIIRFWVAEGLIVEAGGRLMEDVAEEYYRELVSRNLLQLDPSFVNRSVFCMHDHLRALATHLMKEEGLSITVGQRLNIKANAKIRRLLISNMGIKLVLSDHILEEKCLRTLVIRDSLPTITIEDNVLEGLPNLRVLDLCDTSIERIPNCIGDLLHLRYLDLDRTKIHEIPESIGCLVNLQTLNIS, from the coding sequence ATGGCAATGGTCCTGGATTCATTTGTTTCAAGATACATTGAACAAGTGACGAGCTTTGTTGAGGGAGAGATATGCAAAGTGCTGGGcgtgaagaaggagatcaagacgCTGAAGGAGAAGCTGGAGATGATCAAATGTTACCTCGAAAGTGCAGAGCGGAAAAGCCGTGGGGATCCCGGCATCGAGGCCTGGGTGAGGAAGCTGAAAGACATCATGTACGATGCCGACGACATCATCGATCTGTGCATGATGGACGGTGGCAAACTGTTGGAGGCTGGGGGATCAGCATCGGCTTCGGGGGTAAGCTTCGCTTTCAGCTTTGTTTCTTCTTGCTTTCGGTGTACCAAACACCGCCATGAGATTGCGGGTAAAATCGAAGCcattaatggtagactgaaacaAATAGCTGAGGATACCTCCATCCTTAGTAATCTACAGTCTTCTGGTAGTCACCAACCCCAACCCGAAAAACCAACTGCACTTGAGACGTCTCCCTTGGTACTAGAGGAGGACATTGTGGGGGAACAAATCGAAGAAGCTGCCGACGATCTAATCAATCGTATGTTGGAGAACACCGAACAAAAGTGTCGTGTTTTTGGGATTGTTGGAATGGGCGGAATCGGAAAGTCCACTCTGGCAGGTAAAATAATCAATGATGAAAGGATCAAAGCAAACTTTCCTATCCAAAAGTGGTTGTATATCTCAAAGGATTATTTGGAGATCAAGTTACTCAGAGAGTTAATTCGGTGTTCAGGAGATGAAACCAAAGCAAAATCTTTTGAGGGAGAAAGCAGAGCAGAATTGGAGCCCAAACTTGCCTCGCTTCTTACTAAAAATTTATTTCTCGTGTTGGACGACGTGTGGAGTCCAAATGTATGGACTGATTTCCTGAGGAAACCACTAAGTAAAGGAGCAGGTAGCAGCACGATCTTAGTTACCACTCGAAACGAAACAGTGTTAAGAGGTATGAAAGCCAGCTATATGCACCAAGCTGAGAAAATGGATGATAACAGCGGGTGGATGTTGCTTGGGAAGACTGTATTCGCAGCTGGGGAGGAGGATGACATGCGTCGGTTGGAGGAAGTAGGTAGGAAAATTGTTAGAAAATGTGATGGACTTCCTCTTGCTATCAAAGCTATTGCAGGGGTTCTAATTTCCAAGGACAGAAGCACAGCGGAGTGGGAACAAGTCCTCGAGAATGACGCATGGAGTACGAACCGGCAGATCGACGAAGAAGTTCCAAGAGCTTTGCACTTGAGCTATGAGGATCTACCATCTCATCTGAAACAATGCTTTCTTTATTGCTCGTTCTTCATGTCCGAGTTTTATCATTACAATGATATTATTCGGTTTTGGGTAGCAGAAGGCCTTATTGTAGAAGCAGGAGGTAGGCTGATGGAAGATGTAGCCGAGGAGTACTATCGGGAACTAGTTTCGAGGAATCTTCTACAACTGGATCCATCGTTTGTAAACAGGAGTGTGTTTTGTATGCATGACCATTTACGAGCGCTCGCTACACACTTGATGAAAGAAGAAGGACTTTCGATTACAGTTGGTCAGAGATTAAATATAAAAGCCAACGCTAAGATTCGTCGGTTGTTGATATCTAACATGGGAATAAAACTAGTACTGTCGGATCACATCTTAGAAGAGAAATGTTTGAGAACTTTAGTGATCAGAGACTCCCTCCCAACCATCACAATTGAGGATAACGTACTCGAAGGGTTACCAAATTTACGAGTATTGGATCTTTGCGATACATCAATCGAAAGAATTCCAAATTGCATCGGAGATCTATTGCACCTAAGATACCTAGATCTTGACAGAACAAAGATTCATGAGATACCGGAATCAATAGGATGCCTTGTAAACCTTCAAACTTTGAATATCTCATGA